One genomic window of Aethina tumida isolate Nest 87 chromosome 3, icAetTumi1.1, whole genome shotgun sequence includes the following:
- the LOC109602921 gene encoding folylpolyglutamate synthase, mitochondrial isoform X1 yields MLCKSFTRTVSLFSVKKTVSEKMTTNIQQEYEAAVSKLNSLQSNAHYIQEYGKKSKETQHRHHSALETRKFLERSGMSLDKLDNLSVIHVAGTKGKGTTCAFSESILRHHGYKTGFFSSPHLLEVRERIRINGRPIEKQDFVKFFWKIYNTLNDNKSHENDMPLYFGFMTVMAFHVFVEKKVDVAIIEVGIGGAYDCTNALRKTDVAGITSLGIDHTTLLGDTIESIAWNKAGIMKSGCKTFTVPQVDSAMKVLKEESAKKQSQLEVVNVNYSLNESLYPSDIINLNANLALALCKSWIENSGNNNGKRFSLELAIIGVETCTWPGRFEMRKRNKICYFLDGAHTMESINVCNKWFSEKTKNSKKKKALMFNLTGERDSETILKELHKQQFDLVAFVPNQSISDSKSDNISYLHTTDKQLKRCEEHMMVWLKLNENELNTSTVKVFTSVLNSIEYLEGTKQEYDLLVTGSLHLIGAVLGVLDPNLRGTLS; encoded by the exons ATGTTGTGCAAGAGCTTCACCAGAACAGTTTCTTTgttttcagttaaaaaaacCGTGTCCGAGAAGATGACAACGAACATTCAGCAAGAATACgag gcgGCCGTAAGTAAGTTGAATTCGTTACAAAGTAACGCCCATTACATTCAGGAGTATGGCAAAAAGTCCAAAGAGACACAGCACAGGCATCATTCTGCTTTAGAAACCAGGAAGTTTTTAGAAAg ATCTGGTATGTCATTAGATAAGTTAGATAACTTATCTGTAATTCATGTGGCGGGGACCAAAGGAAAGGGCACCACTTGTGCATTTTCCGAAAGCATTTTGCGACATCATGGCTACAAAACTGGCTTCTTTTCCTCACCTCATTTACTGGAAGTGAGGGAGAGGATTCGAATTAATGGCAGGCCAATAGAGAAACAAGACTTCGTCAAGTTCTTTTGGAAAATCTACAACACACTTAATGACAATAAA agcCATGAAAATGACATGCCACTTTATTTTGGTTTCATGACAGTCATGGCATTTCACGTGTTTGTGGAAAAGAAAGTAGATGTAGCAATCATAGAAGTTGGAATTGGAGGTGCATATGATTGTACTAATGCCCTAAG aaaaacAGACGTTGCAGGCATTACATCTTTGGGTATTGACCACACCACCTTATTGGGGGACACCATAGAGTCAATAGCTTGGAATAAAGCAGGTATTATGAAAAGTGGGTGTAAAACTTTTACAGTACCACAAGTAGACAGTGCCATGAAGGTATTAAAGGAAGAAAGTGCCAAAAAACAG AGTCAACTTGAAGTAGTCAACGTGAATTACAGCCTCAATGAAAGCCTCTACCCTTCagatattattaacttaaatgcTAATTTGGCTTTGGCTCTCTGTAAATCTTGGATTGAAA ATTCGGGTAATAACAACGGTAAGCGATTTTCTTTGGAATTGGCCATAATAGGTGTTGAAACGTGCACTTGGCCAGGCCGTTTCGAAATGCGAAAGaggaataaaatttg ttattttttggATGGAGCTCACACAATGGAAAGTATTAATGTGTGCAACAAATGGTTTAGTGAGAAAACCAAAAACTCGAAAAAAAAGAAAGCTTTAATGTTTAATCTCACAGGGGAAAGAGACTCAGAGACAATTCTCAAGGAGTTGCACAAGCAACAGTTCGATTTGGTGGCTTTTGTTCCAAATCAATCAATAAGTGACAGCAAATCAG ATAATATATCTTACCTTCATACCACAGATAAACAACTTAAGAGATGCGAAGAACACATGATGGTGTGGTTGAAGCTGAACGAAAACGAACTGAACACTTCCACAGTGAAAGTTTTTACTTCAGTATTGAACTCCATTGAATATTTAGAAGGAACGAAGCAGGAATACGATTTGTTGGTGACTGGGTCTTTACATCTCATTGGAGCTGTCTTGGGTGTTCTTGATCCTAATTTGAGGGGAACATTAAGTTAA
- the LOC109602921 gene encoding folylpolyglutamate synthase, mitochondrial isoform X2, which produces MLCKSFTRTVSLFSVKKTVSEKMTTNIQQEYEAAVSKLNSLQSNAHYIQEYGKKSKETQHRHHSALETRKFLERSGMSLDKLDNLSVIHVAGTKGKGTTCAFSESILRHHGYKTGFFSSPHLLEVRERIRINGRPIEKQDFVKFFWKIYNTLNDNKSHENDMPLYFGFMTVMAFHVFVEKKVDVAIIEVGIGGAYDCTNALRKTDVAGITSLGIDHTTLLGDTIESIAWNKAGIMKSGCKTFTVPQVDSAMKVLKEESAKKQSQLEVVNVNYSLNESLYPSDIINLNANLALALCKSWIENSGNNNGKRFSLELAIIGVETCTWPGRFEMRKRNKICYFLDGAHTMESINVCNKWFSEKTKNSKKKKALMFNLTGERDSETILKELHKQQFDLVAFVPNQSISDSKSDKQLKRCEEHMMVWLKLNENELNTSTVKVFTSVLNSIEYLEGTKQEYDLLVTGSLHLIGAVLGVLDPNLRGTLS; this is translated from the exons ATGTTGTGCAAGAGCTTCACCAGAACAGTTTCTTTgttttcagttaaaaaaacCGTGTCCGAGAAGATGACAACGAACATTCAGCAAGAATACgag gcgGCCGTAAGTAAGTTGAATTCGTTACAAAGTAACGCCCATTACATTCAGGAGTATGGCAAAAAGTCCAAAGAGACACAGCACAGGCATCATTCTGCTTTAGAAACCAGGAAGTTTTTAGAAAg ATCTGGTATGTCATTAGATAAGTTAGATAACTTATCTGTAATTCATGTGGCGGGGACCAAAGGAAAGGGCACCACTTGTGCATTTTCCGAAAGCATTTTGCGACATCATGGCTACAAAACTGGCTTCTTTTCCTCACCTCATTTACTGGAAGTGAGGGAGAGGATTCGAATTAATGGCAGGCCAATAGAGAAACAAGACTTCGTCAAGTTCTTTTGGAAAATCTACAACACACTTAATGACAATAAA agcCATGAAAATGACATGCCACTTTATTTTGGTTTCATGACAGTCATGGCATTTCACGTGTTTGTGGAAAAGAAAGTAGATGTAGCAATCATAGAAGTTGGAATTGGAGGTGCATATGATTGTACTAATGCCCTAAG aaaaacAGACGTTGCAGGCATTACATCTTTGGGTATTGACCACACCACCTTATTGGGGGACACCATAGAGTCAATAGCTTGGAATAAAGCAGGTATTATGAAAAGTGGGTGTAAAACTTTTACAGTACCACAAGTAGACAGTGCCATGAAGGTATTAAAGGAAGAAAGTGCCAAAAAACAG AGTCAACTTGAAGTAGTCAACGTGAATTACAGCCTCAATGAAAGCCTCTACCCTTCagatattattaacttaaatgcTAATTTGGCTTTGGCTCTCTGTAAATCTTGGATTGAAA ATTCGGGTAATAACAACGGTAAGCGATTTTCTTTGGAATTGGCCATAATAGGTGTTGAAACGTGCACTTGGCCAGGCCGTTTCGAAATGCGAAAGaggaataaaatttg ttattttttggATGGAGCTCACACAATGGAAAGTATTAATGTGTGCAACAAATGGTTTAGTGAGAAAACCAAAAACTCGAAAAAAAAGAAAGCTTTAATGTTTAATCTCACAGGGGAAAGAGACTCAGAGACAATTCTCAAGGAGTTGCACAAGCAACAGTTCGATTTGGTGGCTTTTGTTCCAAATCAATCAATAAGTGACAGCAAATCAG ATAAACAACTTAAGAGATGCGAAGAACACATGATGGTGTGGTTGAAGCTGAACGAAAACGAACTGAACACTTCCACAGTGAAAGTTTTTACTTCAGTATTGAACTCCATTGAATATTTAGAAGGAACGAAGCAGGAATACGATTTGTTGGTGACTGGGTCTTTACATCTCATTGGAGCTGTCTTGGGTGTTCTTGATCCTAATTTGAGGGGAACATTAAGTTAA
- the LOC109602918 gene encoding fizzy-related protein homolog, which yields MDSINDRIFRETKLPVSRNLFDVRPTNVVNYDRYIPSRANNNWETSFATIPDNNRGLQQGKKTRETGENTRDGSVYNIILRNEILGENNEDIKSQCDDRQALTPVKSRNLFKYGTPVKNDRAPTKAAQSSPYSLSPLSVSSQRLLRSPHKATRKISRIPFKVLDAPELQDDFYLNLVDWSVQNVLSVGLGSCVYLWSACTSQVTRLCDLSSDGNVVTSVAWSERGHLVAVGTHNGYVTVWDVAVNKQVNKLQGHTARVGALAWNGDVLSSGSRDRLILQRDTRTPPTVTERRLVGHRQEVCGLKWSPDNQYLASGGNDNRLYVWNMQSLSPVQTYTDHLAAVKAIAWSPHHHGLLASGGGTADRCIRFWNTLTGQPMQCVDTGSQVCNLAWSKHSSELVSTHGYSQNQILVWKYPSLTQVAKLTGHSYRVLYLALSPDGEAIVTGAGDETLRFWNVFSKARSQKETRSVLSLYTGIR from the exons ATGGATAGCATCAACGACAGAATATTCCGCGAAACAAAATTGCCCGTGTCCAGGAACTTGTTCGACGTGAGGCCTACGAATGTGGTGAACTACGACAGATATATACCGTCCAGAGCCAACAACAATTGGGAAACCAGCTTTGCCACGATACCAGACAATAACCGGGGGCTGCAGCAGGGCAAGAAGACAAGGGAGACTGGGGAGAACACACGGGATGGTTCAgtgtacaatattatattaaggaACGAGATATTGGGTGAAAACAATGAGGACATTAAGTCACAATGTGATGACCGACAGGCTTTGACTCCTGTGAAAAGTAGGAACTTATTCAAATATGGGACACCCGTTAAG AACGACCGCGCCCCGACCAAGGCAGCCCAATCCAGCCCCTACTCCCTCTCCCCCCTGAGCGTGAGCAGCCAGCGACTGCTGCGGTCCCCGCACAAGGCCACCCGCAAGATCTCCCGCATCCCCTTCAAGGTGCTGGACGCGCCCGAGCTGCAGGACGACTTCTACCTAAACCTGGTCGACTGGTCGGTGCAGAACGTGCTCAGCGTCGGCCTGGGTAGCTGCGTCTACCTGTGGTCGGCCTGCACCAGCCAGGTGACCAGGCTGTGCGACCTGTCCAGCGACGGGAACGTCGTCACGTCGGTGGCGTGGAGCGAGCGGGGCCACCTGGTGGCGGTGGGCACGCACAACGGCTACGTGACGGTGTGGGACGTGGCGGTCAACAAGCAGGTCAACAAGCTGCAGGGCCACACGGCCCGGGTCGGTGCGCTTGCGTGGAACGGCGACGTGCTCAGCTCCGGCAGCAGGGACCGACTGATCCTGCAGAGGGACACAAGGACGCCTC CCACTGTAACTGAGAGAAGACTGGTTGGCCACAGACAAGAAGTGTGCGGCCTGAAATGGTCTCCCGACAATCAGTATCTGGCGTCCGGAGGCAACGACAACCGACTCTACGTGTGGAACATGCAGTCGCTGTCCCCCGTGCAGACCTACACCGACCACCTGGCGGCCGTCAAAGCCATTGCGTGGTCGCCCCATCACCACGGCCTCCTAGCGTCAGGCGGCGGCACCGCCGACCGGTGCATACGCTTCTGGAACACCCTCACCGGCCAGCCCATGCAGTGCGTTGACACAG GATCTCAAGTGTGCAACCTGGCGTGGTCCAAACACAGCTCGGAGCTGGTGTCCACGCACGGCTACTCCCAAAACCAGATCCTCGTCTGGAAATACCCAAGCCTCACCCAAGTAGCCAAGCTAACAGGTCACTCGTACAGAGTACTGTACCTGGCCCTGTCGCCGGACGGCGAGGCCATCGTGACCGGAGCGGGAGACGAGACTCTAAGATTCTGGAACGTGTTCAGCAAGGCCAGGTCGCAGAAAGAAACCAGATCGGTGCTGAGCCTGTACACCGGCATTCGATAA
- the LOC109602922 gene encoding ubiquitin-associated protein 1 has product MSYKQGHDAQGSYVDNIRVKISERYKPPHRINLPISYTQRLNLNKQIEDSIPKYEFTLEKSVIERMSELKAARASAYEERKTRLNQAKEINKKIQEQKEKEKLKEEQEIKSTECVVTTNIPTYTTPVTMGINTTNQNHMQSYSISNNILMPTQVTTNAYTNILTPIPLTSQMHSSKPVDKSPFNISDFEDDTSSPFDNMELKSINDLEELAQVLKTDGSSHHANPSHSYQPSLVSSSQIQPSCASYTGHQYNYNSNMPSYMTQHTNGYYYPDATQSFHQPYMYPKQSTTDNSYMNPTLETSKSNCKSVPDIMKALETELNNTYINYQVTSKVDVVMNNATSKATNTVHPKPQSEDVLRELPKSDQELCKSIGSMGFPVDRVARTIKILGTDQKKIVEHLLAMSELLDLGFSEKAVSNALLQCDNDRDKALDKLIS; this is encoded by the exons ATGTCTTATAAACAAGGTCATGATGCTCAGGGGTCCTATGTTGATAATATTCGAGTGAAAATTTCTGAAAGATACAAGCCACCACATCGAATAAATCTGCCTATTAGTTACACACAGAGGCTTAATctgaataaacaaattgaagaCAGCATACCAAAATATGAGTTTACATTGGAAAAGTCTGTTATTGAAAGAATGAGTGAACTGAAGGCAGCCAGAGCAAGTGCTTATGAGGAACGAAAAACTAGACTTAATCAGgccaaagaaattaataagaaaattcaaGAACAAAAGGAGAAGGAAAAACTCAAAGAAGAACAAGAAATTAAATCAACTGAATGTGTTGTAACAACCAACATTCCTACTTATACAACACCTGTGACAATGGGCATTAATACCACTAATCAAAATCATATGCAATCATATTCcattagtaataatattctaatgcCAACTCAAGTCACCACTAATGCTTATACTAACATTTTAACCCCCATTCCATTAACAAGTCAAATGCATTCTAGTAAACCAGTGGATAAAAGCCCTTTTAACATATCTGACTTTGAAGATGACACTTCCAGTCCCTTTGATAATATGGAGTTGAAATCGATAAACGATTTGGAAGAGTTGGCTCAGGTTTTAAAAACAGATGGGTCATCTCATCATGCAAACCCATCTCACAGCTATCAACCCAGTCTTGTCTCATCCTCTCAAATACAACCCAGTTGTGCCTCATATACAGGCCATCAATACAACTACAACTCAAACATGCCTTCATACATGACCCAACACACAAATGGTTATTATTATCCTGACGCCACACAGTCATTTCATCAACCCTACATGTACCCCAAACAAAGTACCACAGACAATAGCTACATGAACCCCACATTAGAAACCTCAAAATCAAACTGTAAAAGTGTTCCTGACATAATGAAGGCTTTAGAAACCGAATTGAACAacacatacataaattatcaaGTGACCAGCAAAGTGGACGTGGTGATGAACAACGCCACGTCCAAAGCCACCAACACGGTTCATCCGAAGCCTCAAAGCGAGGACGTTCTGCGGGAACTGCCGAAGTCGGACCAGGAGTTGTGCAAGTCCATTGGGTCCATGGGTTTCCCTGTTGATAGGGTGGCTAGAACAATTAAGATATTAGGGACTGATCAAAAGaag aTTGTAGAACATTTATTGGCAATGTCAGAGTTGCTGGATCTAGGATTCTCAGAAAAAGCTGTGTCGAATGCGTTGCTGCAATGTGACAATGATAGAGATAAAGCTTTGGACAAACTAATTTCATAG
- the LOC109602915 gene encoding ras-like protein 1, giving the protein MKMTEYKLVVVGAGGVGKSALTIQLIQNHFVDEYDPTIEDSYRKQVVIDNETCLLDILDTAGQEEYSAMRDQYMRTGEGFLLVFAVNSAKSFEDIGTYREQIKRVKDAEEVPMVLVGNKCDLTALVDMNQAKEIAKQYGIPFVETSAKTRMGVDDAFYTLVREIRKDKTRGRRYHKAGSHARGPFKFPSRCSIL; this is encoded by the exons atgaaaatgactgaatataaattagtcGTAGTAGGCGCCGGTGGTGTAGGAAAATCGGCATTAACAATACAGTTAATACAGAACCACTTCGTAGATGAATATGATCCAACTATAGAAGATTCCTATCGAAAACAAGTAGTTATTGACAATGAAACGTGCCTGCTGGACATTCTCGACACGGCAGGACAAGAAGAATATAGTGCAATGAGGGATCAGTATATGAGGACGGGTGAGGGCTTCCTCCTTGTCTTCGCAGTCAACTCAGCCAAAAGTTTCGAAGACATAGGAACATATAGAGAACAAATTAAACGAGTCAAAGATGCTGAAGAAGTGCCAATGGTCCTTGTTGGGAATAAATGTGATTTAACTGCATTGGTTGACATGAATCAGGCTAAAGAG ATTGCCAAACAGTATGGGATCCCGTTCGTGGAGACGTCGGCGAAGACCCGGATGGGCGTGGACGACGCGTTCTACACGCTGGTGCGCGAGATAAGGAAGGACAAGACAAGGGGCAGGCGCTACCACAAGGCCGGGTCGCACGCCCGCGGGCCCTTCAAGTTCCCGTCGCGGTGCTCCATCCTGTAG